In one Cercospora beticola chromosome 1, complete sequence genomic region, the following are encoded:
- a CDS encoding uncharacterized protein (BUSCO:EOG09261QXC) gives MGDSLVHQEYGRTRVQWLASLNTEYHPPKQFRRTSIICTIGPKTNSPEKINMLRTAGLQVVRMNFSHGSYEYHQTVIDNARKAEATQEGRPVAIALDTKGPEIRTGNTPNDEDIPISAGSEINITTDDKYATASDNKNMYVDYKNITKVIEKGRTIFVDDGVLAFEVLEVTDDKNLKCRAVNNGKISSKKGVNLPKTDVDLPALSEKDKADLKFGVKNNVDMVFASFIRRAEDIAAIREVLGEEGKDIQIIAKIENQQGVNNFDEILKVTDGVMVARGDLGIEIPPAQVFIAQKMMITKCNIAGKPVICATQMLESMTYNPRPTRAEVSDVGNAVLDGADCVMLSGETAKGNYPREAVTMMHETCLLAEIAIPYLNAFDELKQLAARPVPTTENCAMAAVAASLEQNAGAILVLTTSGNTARLISKYRPVCPIIMVTRNARASRYSHLYRGVYPFHYDVEKPDFKTTPWQEDVDARLKWGINNAIKLGVLNKGDAVICVQGWRGGMGHTNTLRVVPAQEDLGLDQNA, from the exons ATGGGCGACTCTCTCGTACACCAGGAATATGGCCGCACGCGTGTGCAATGGCTCGCCTCCCTCAATACCGAATACCACCCACCAAAGCAGTTTCGACGCACCTCGATCATCTGCACCATCG GTCCCAAGACCAACTCCCCAGAGAAGATCAACATGCTCCGCACCGCCGGTCTGCAGGTTGTCCGCATGAACTTCTCCCACGGCAGCTACGAGTACCACCAAACCGTTATCGACAATGCCCGCAAGGCTGAGGCCACGCAAGAAGGACGTCCAGTCGCCATTGCTCTTGACACCAAGGGCCCAGAGATCCGAACAGGCAACACGCCCAACGACGAAGACATCCCCATTTCCGCCGGCTCCGAGAtcaacatcaccaccgaCGACAAGTATGCCACGGCATCGGACAACAAGAACATGTATGTCGATTACAAGAACATCACAAAGGTGATCGAGAAGGGTCGTACAATCTTCGTTGACGATGGTGTCCTCGCATTCGAGGTGCTCGAGGTTACCGACGACAAGAACTTGAAGTGCAGAGCCGTCAACAATGGCAAgatcagcagcaagaagggTGTCAACCTGCCAAAGACGGATGTCGATCTTCCAGCTCTCAGCGAGAAGGACAAGGCCGATCTCAAGTTCGGTGTCAAGAACAACGTCGACATGGTCTTTGCTTCCTTCATCCGCCGTGCTGAGGACATTGCTGCCATTCGTGAGGTGCTTGGTGAGGAGGGTAAGGACATCCAGATCATCGCCAAAATCGAGAACCAGCAGGGTGTCAACAACTTCGACGAGATCCTCAAGGTCACCGACGGTGTCATGGTGGCCCGTGGTGACTTGGGTATTGAGATCCCACCTGCCCAGGTCTTCATCGcccagaagatgatgatcacCAAGTGCAACATTGCTGGCAAGCCAGTTATCTGTGCTACGCAAATGTTGGAGAGCATGACCTACAACCCACGTCCGACTCGTGCCGAGGTCAGTGATGTTGGCAACGCCGTGCTCGACGGAGCCGACTGTGTCATGTTGTCTGGCGAAACTGCCAAGGGCAACTACCCTCGCGAGGCTGTCACCATGATGCACGAGACTTGCTTGCTCGCGGAGATTGCCATTCCTTACCTGAATGCATTCGACGAGTTGAAGCAGTTGGCAGCACGACCAGTGCCAACGACCGAGAACTGCGCCATGGCTGCCGTGGCTGCTTCTCTCGAGCAGAATGCGGGCGCTATTCTCGTTCTGACCACATC CGGCAACACTGCCCGTCTCATCTCCAAATACCGACCAGTCTGCCCCATCATCATGGTCACACGAAACGCGCGCGCCTCTCGCTACTCCCACTTGTACCGTGGCGTCTACCCATTCCACTACGATGTGGAGAAGCCAGACTTCAAGACTACGCCATGGCAAGAGGACGTTGACGCACGTCTCAAGTGGGGCATTAACAACGCCATCAAGTTGGGTGTCCTCAACAAGGGCGATGCAGTCATTTGTGTGCAAGGCTGGAGAGGTGGAATGGGTCACACCAACACTCTTCGTGTGGTCCCAGCTCAAGAGGATTTGGGTCTTGACCAGAATGCTTAG